The genomic segment ACAGTTATGCTTGAGATCGCCGATGGTGTTGTGATAAAAGTCGCAAAAGACGCCGTCGCAGGGATTATCATACCGGGAGCGGAAAATCCGCCGTCATAGGAAACGCCAGGACAACCGCCGAGCCAGTCGGAATAAGCAGGAATACTAAAGTAAAGCGAAGAATTCTACTACTAAACACAATTTGCAGGATGGATGCAGCATGGATGAAGCCCTCGACCGTTTTGTCACATTTCTAGCCGCAGAGCGAAACCTCTCCGAGAACACCGTCGATGCATACGGGAGCGATATCCGCCAATTCCTTGGATACATAAACGAGGCGGGTATCGATTATACAAAGGTGACATATAAAACGCTTCGAAACTATCTTGGCTACTTACAGGTTAAAAAAATCGGAAGACGCAGCATCTCGCGTAAGCTCTCCGCCATCCGCGCCTTTTACGCGTATAGCAACCGTACCGGTGCCGTCGATGTAAACCCTGCGGAACTGGTATCGGCGCCAAAAGCCGAGCGTAAACTCCCGAAGTTTATGCAAGAGGACTCGGTCGTCATGCTGCTGTCCGCGCCCGATATTTCAACACCGGCCGGCCTTCGCGATAAGGCGATGCTCGAAATGCTCTACGCCGCCGGTATTAGGGTAAGCGAGTTGGTGGGCCTCGATCTTGATAGCATCAACTACGGCTCGCTCGAGGTAAAAGTACTTGGAAAGGGCAGGAAAGAGCGCATCGTACCTATTCACAATGACGCGGCGAACGCCGTTCGCAGCTATCTAAAAGACGGCCGAACCACAATGACGGCAAAACGAAAACCCGAGGCAGGCGCGACAAAAGCCCTATTCCTTAACTACATGGGCGAGCGTTTATCAACGCACGGCGTTCGCTTGATTATGTCGAAGTATGTGAGGCAGGTGGGTTTGAGTTGCGGGATAACCCCACACGCGGTTCGCCACTCATTTGCCACGCACTTGCTGGAAGCGGGGGCCGATCTTCGCTACGTTCAGGAGCTTCTTGGGCACGTTGATTTATCTTCAACGCAGGTTTATACTCATTTAAGCAAGGCACGACTCAAGGACATTTACATGCGCTCGCACCCGCGCGCGTAATATTCGCTAAACTTTTTAATAAACAAAACGATATTGTAGGTAAGGCTTTTTATAGCACGTTTTACAGCAATTAGTCGCGACAGCCGTGCTCGCAAAAGGGCACACGGGCATGGAGGCAGCAGTGGAGCTACGACGCGAAACAAACATAAGCGAGCTTTGGTTAGACTTTAAAACAAACGAATGCCAGGATGCCCGCGATAATCTTATCCTTCATTACGCGCCGCTTGTAAAATACATTGCCGGCCGTATTTCCGCAAACTTGCCCCAAAGCGTTGACCAGGCAGACCTTGTTAGCTATGGTATTTTCGGGCTTATCGATGCCATCGAAAAGTTCGATATGAGCCGCGAGATCAAATTCGAGACATATGCGATCAACAGGATTAAAGGCGCAATTATCGACGAGATACGTGCCCTCGATTGGGTTCCGCGCTCGGTTCGTTACCGTGCCCGCCAGCTAGAACGCGTTTTCTACGATCTTGAGAATCAGCTCAGACGCCCGCCGACGGATCAAGAAGTCGCACAGGCGATGGGCGTCACCGTAGAAGAGCATAATGACCTTCTAAGCCAGCTCAGCTACACATCCGTGCTAGC from the Candidatus Aquicultor sp. genome contains:
- the whiG gene encoding RNA polymerase sigma factor WhiG, whose protein sequence is MELRRETNISELWLDFKTNECQDARDNLILHYAPLVKYIAGRISANLPQSVDQADLVSYGIFGLIDAIEKFDMSREIKFETYAINRIKGAIIDEIRALDWVPRSVRYRARQLERVFYDLENQLRRPPTDQEVAQAMGVTVEEHNDLLSQLSYTSVLALEELWNVGDKDDKVSLIDSIEDASSPDPAQTFEFAEIKEILADAIRKLPERERTVISFYYYDGLTLREIGEILGVTESRVSQLHTKAILRLKAKMRSAQVIQRD
- the xerC gene encoding tyrosine recombinase XerC, translating into MDEALDRFVTFLAAERNLSENTVDAYGSDIRQFLGYINEAGIDYTKVTYKTLRNYLGYLQVKKIGRRSISRKLSAIRAFYAYSNRTGAVDVNPAELVSAPKAERKLPKFMQEDSVVMLLSAPDISTPAGLRDKAMLEMLYAAGIRVSELVGLDLDSINYGSLEVKVLGKGRKERIVPIHNDAANAVRSYLKDGRTTMTAKRKPEAGATKALFLNYMGERLSTHGVRLIMSKYVRQVGLSCGITPHAVRHSFATHLLEAGADLRYVQELLGHVDLSSTQVYTHLSKARLKDIYMRSHPRA